Within the Scyliorhinus canicula chromosome 18, sScyCan1.1, whole genome shotgun sequence genome, the region TGAGAACCAGAGGGGAgaaggcaaaagaagcaatggctaCTTGAGGAAAGGCTTTTTCATGCAAATGGTTAGGAtttgaattcactgcctgagtgtGTGAGGACGAAGAGTGGCTCTCAGTGAAATGTTCCTCCAATTAGCACAGGCACAATGGCAGACTTCCGTGCTGTAACTATGATTCTACTTTTTGACATGGCAAAATAAATATTGAATATAACGGAAGGAAATGTTAGCTTTTCACAGTTAAACTAAATTATATTATGGCAGAGGGTTAGAGACGCTTGATTAGTTTACGTTAACTAAAGTTTACCAAAAAGCGCCAACACTGGAAAGGAATAGGTTGTAACATGTAGGCTTCATAAATGGCAGTATTCTTTCTCAGCAACATTACATCCAAAGCAAATTAAACCTATTGCCTTTTATTTATACTGTTTTCTTTTCACTACTATTTTAATTTCTGATGTCCGTTGAGAGCTTTTATCTCTTTATTCAGCTCAACAGTGGTCACGGAGTGTAATGGTACATAATGCACGGGGTGGAGCTATTGTGGTACCAGAGAACAAACAATCACTGTTTTTCAACCCAAAGAACCGAAAACCAATTTCTACTCCTCACCGTATTGCAAATTGTTCTAACTGATCAAAACCTGGCAAGTTATCTTGAGCCTCGAGGTCCCCTCATTGATGGAGGCTCTGACCCATTTAAAGGTATGTCCATGTCCAGCACAAATTGGGATCACTGACGGTCAAAGTGCCTCAAAACCCTCATCGTTTCTTTTAATTCTCCCATAACATAATAATCTTGTTCTATTGTTCAACGTTGGTAGCAGTCAGACGACTTCCCTACTCACCTGATTAAGTCAATATCTTTAAATCTTTATTCTACGACACATTCACCCAAAGCACCCTTTCCCGAGTATGCCAACTGTTAAAAGCAATAGTGCTATTATTTATACATCTGTATTTACTTCATAAAATAGCATTGAGAACATTAATGCCAACATTCACAATATATAAAGCAGGGAATTTAGGAAGCTTAGCAGTGGACAAATAGACTTTCTTTCCAAGCATGATATTACTGAATTCCTCTATGTCCCTCTACAATATCTTATTTTAGTTCAATGAGTACAATTACCCCAACTTTGTTGTATGCTTCTTTCTTTGGATTGTCGATCAAATTATTAACCATTCTGCATGAACAAAGACCCCCCTCGTATGCAATGTTTTCTTGGCCACTTTCCTTATTGAAAAGTGGTGTGAGGAGTTAGCCCCAAGAATATAACTCTATCCCACATCAATGTTTAATTGAACTATCATCCTGAATTAATGATGGAACATGTGTTTGCTCATTATATTGTGTAAGGACATTTAGCTGCTACAAAGATGTGGTGTCTCTCTCTTTTAACCTACGTAAAgctgatgaaaaaatgaaaatcgcttattgtcacgagtaggcttcaataaagttactgtgaaaagcccctagtcgccacattccggcacctgtccggggaggctggtacgggaatggcgtATGAGATTCAAAGCTGACATTCTGTCCCCATCTTGAGGATCAAGGAAACAAAATAAATCCATTTATGCATTGCTGAATCTCTTATCTAAAGTTCCCTGACTTTCTTTAGCTGGCACCATTTTATTTCCCTCTATTGGAGCTGGAACATTGCTCAAACACATTGATCCAAAATGAAACAAACCTGTGTCTTAATTACATCATTATTCAGACAGGAGTTCATTAACAGGCTAAGGTGGAGACATATTACAATATTGAGAGTTCAACAGTTGAATTACCCTTTTCCTTACTgaagacagtgcagaaagatggaggcacaaattttatttatttttgggtggcaaagtcagcatttattgcccatccctcaatgcCCTTGAGGCATCTTCTCAAACTACTGCAGTAGATATGGTGTCTGTacttccacagtgctgttagggagagagttccaagattttgacaggAACAGAGATATagctcaaagtcaggatggtgtgtgactggagggaaacttgaaggtggtggtattcccatgtgcatgctgcctttatcctctggACCTAGTTTTGGCAGATGCTTCTGAATAAACTTTAGGATGttgctgtggtgcatctgtaaatgggACACACTGCTGCTCGACACTGCATgctagtgatggaaggagtcaatgTTTGTGGTCGAAAGTGATGAGGAGAGGGATACAAAGTGAGCAGAGAACTAAAAATATACCAACAAAAAATAATTACATTACTTCATGAAGAATACACAGCATTTTATTATTCACAGTTAATTTCTACCTACCAAATGCATTGAGAATCAAGGGATAAGTACACAGGCCTTTCCATTTTAACATTGATTTTTTAATATATACATGAAATGTCTGCAAGGCTCATGATATACACCAATTCAAAAAAGTAAACAATCAAATGGTCCAGGTGCCAAATGCTCTTTCACACAGTTCAATAGATTAGGTGACAGTGTGCAGAGGAAAGCTCAAACTTGCTTGTCTCATCATTTCTTAGTATTTTCTCTGTGTAAGGCAGAACTTAAACAAAAATATAACTGGACTCCAAGAACTAAAACCCCATTTCAGATCAAACTGCATTACAGTCAAACTTCCTGCACACAGACTCCAACATATGGCTGGGCTCACCAGCCGTTGATCAGGTGTCTGACTAGTTGATAGGATCAGCTCCAAGTATTTGCCCCTCCTTACCACACACAGTTCTCACTGTGCAGCAATCTGTGAACTGTGCCACCTGCAACCAGAACTTTTCCCACACTTCACACTGTGACCAGCAGTAAAAGAGTATCTTACCAAATGTGGGGAGAATCTATCACTGCACaatactggggtacagtattggtgggtACAGGTTCCTCCTTGTATAACGCTGGGGTCCGGTACTGGGTGCGCAGATCTGTCATTGTATAACATTGGGGGTGCAGGGGTGATGGGAACAGGTGTCACACCAGGAAATACAGCCAATTTGCTGGTGCTTGAAAAAAATTTGAAGGAAGAGTTAAGATCACAAAGTGCTTTATGCAATGTTGACGTGTACTGACTGATACAATTTACCTTCTCCATGTCATGAGTAGGATATTTGTAGCAGACTCTGGGAGCCAAGACCCGTCAGAGTGATGTTGTGTTGCACAAAGCTCAGGCACCTAAAAAATTAAATCCTTTCATGCACAGAACTCTTGTTTAACATCAATGGTTGTATTTCCACCACTGGTTACAATGCTTGGCAAAACACATTTCAAGTTATAGGTAGGTAGCTGGGTAATAGACTACTTGCTATTAGACGCACAGTGCCGGCATTAGACATTCTCAGATAGCCATATCAGGTGCATCAGTGGGTTGAATATTTTATGGATAGCTTTCTGTATCGAGTCACATTGCCCAAAGTCTGTTGTGACATTATATCCTTTCAGGATGAGTCCAGGACAACTCTGAACCCAGCTCCCAGAAGTCAAAGGACAGAATAATAGACCCAATCTATGGATTTAATGCTCAACTGTTTCAATATTAGTCATATTCAGTGTATCCCAAAACTGACGCTTTGATTGAACCACCCAGGACTTGACCAGTGGTTCCAGTTCCACTCACCACACCGAGACCCGACCAATAAAACAATGCCAATTGTTGTGCTTCCAAACATGATGTTTGAGAACTGTGAGATACAGTAGCATGTCAACTCCCAGTTTCCTGCTGAATGGTGCAGCAATCACTACCTCGTTGTTGGTCACCACCTCAGCTCTGCCTTCAAGAACAAGTAAAATGCTGACCATCTTTAGGTGAACATACAAGAGACTGGACTGTACTGGTGCTTTGCCAGGTGTCTCCTTGCCCATGCACCATACATGGTGTTTCTAGCTGGGCACATCAACAATATTGAACAGAAATCAAACAGCAATAAACAGAATCTGCAATTCATTCCATAGGTTTTAATGTCAATGTATGACATTGCTTACAGGGGTGGTGAGCAACAGGACAACAGTTAGCCACACAAGAACCCAAGTCATATATCAGGACACTGATTGGACATTGCCTTTAGCTACCACATATCTTTGGGGCCAGTCTCAATCCAGGCCTCTGCTGACTGAGGATAACCACCTACCCGTTGCTGCCTTTGGTGGAATTCTGTTACCCACTTGAGTCTGTAATTTTTTCCCCCAGTCTGCCCTATCTGCAGAAGGTTCTGAGGAATTGGTCTGCAAGTACTAACTTCCGTCTTATTTGCAATGGGTGTTGTTCGCTGTGGCGTCAGTCTTGTACCGTGGAAATTCCTCTTCCTCTGGGCTGGTACATTCTGTACCGATGTATCCTATAGTCCTGATTTTTCGATCCAGATTTCTTGCATATTCTCTTCACGTTGAAGTACATCAGCCCACGAGATCCATTGCCAACACTGAGGCATTTAGTTGAGAAATGTTATACGAGTGGCTTGGCCATCAGCCCAACCCCACTACTCAACCAGAGCAAAATATTGCTCTCCTGCCACACATTCACCACGTTGCCAACTgcaaggctgccagaatcagATGCTGCATGGTTGCTGGCACTCTGAACCTATTGTCATTGGTGTGGTCAGCTTGAGAACCACACTATCGGGACAGTGGGAAGTGAATTATGCAGACAGCCAACAACATCCAACCCCCAAAATACTAGGATTGAAGATGACAGGGGTTTTGGCAAACTGACTGGGCTGGGGTTACCAACGCAAGGAGTGGTAAAATACATCATATCCTTGGAACTACAGTGACCGACCAGGCCTGAACATCGATAACTTGTCAACTTGGTTCAGTTCCAACTAATCTGCATGATCAGTCAGAGAGACATGTGCCCACTTTTACTTAAAGCAAAAAGGCCCAAGAAATGGATTAATAGTGATCAGTTGTGATAGAAACAAGCAACGAAGGAGGGGAGTTAAGGAAAAGCAGCAAGACGGCTCTAAAAATTCATGAATTAGAATATCTCAGTTATGTCATCAGATAATGCGTTCAGTTCAAAATAAAAGTCAAATTCCCATTGTCCATGGTGAAACTGCACATTCCCTTCAGTATCACACCGTTGCTTTATATAAATACATATCTGGTTGGAGGGGTGAGCTGGACTgagtgttaaaaaaaaacagcttgaATGGAGAAAGAAAGTACTTGACACCAGGCCTCAGCATAGCAATATGGCCACAGGGACCACACAACATAAATTCACTGCCATAAGAGACTGAGGAATCACCCCCATTGCTGCCTTCAACAGGCAGTTACTGAATCCCATTCCAGTGCTACCAAGAGTCTGACTTGACAACACATCCCTGACTTATAAATGTAACAGAGTTAATCCATAAGAGTGGTTCTGTAACTCGATCAGAGCCCCAACTTGCAGTAGAAAATGAAGGGGGCAGAAGGCTGTTTTGCAGCGATGGGCACAGAATAGAAAAAACAGCTCTGGATTCTCCTTGTCCAATCTCACATTCAAACTCCATCATGGGATAGATGTCCAGtggctcctcagtgtgaatgaaATAACCACAGCACACACCTATCATGGTGAATTGGAGGGTCTGCGTTGATatattcaacaacaaaaaaacaaaattaaaaggcACTATGAAGAGAAAAATTCAGAAAGTGCTCAGCCACACACCGTTTAGACCAGAAGCTCAACCTCCCGTATAAGCTCCAAGAACATGCTGTTGATAAAAGCCCTCAAGTTATTCTGTAAAATTACAAGTCATCTTGACAATTTATACATGATTCCTATAGCTGCAAACTGCTAAAGGAAACTTTAGGTTTATTTCCAAGGACAAGCTAAATTAACATAATTTATACAAAAACAAGAGAGGAGAAAAATAAAGCAGGAATTCCGTGTCCAAAACGCACAAGGCCAAGAAtgatatttttttccttttaaaaagacCCAAGGCAAGGGTTGTTACTAATCTCTAGTCTGTGTTACATCTCTGATAAGATTATTCAATATTTgcatagaaaaaaaaatcatttaaactTTACAACAGGATTAAAAGTAATGGAACCCATGCACAgactgacaggggggggggggggggggggggggggggaagagaggaggtggataggaggaggaggagagaaaaagaGGGATCAGGTTGGGAGAAGCAGCTGCAGAAATCTAGGTGAAACCACTCAGATTTTCCGTTTCCCTTCCCATAGAATTGGTTTTGGCGCTCTAGTTTGAAGTTCCGTACAGACTGCGAAGTTCACAGAGGAGCCGCGACTGCTTTCAGGCATCAACACTGCTGTCCATCAGATGTTCCTGTTGACTGGGGTAACGTAATTGCGGGGAAACATGCCCGACTGCCCGTGGCAACTGCCCTTCCACCAATTGGGGTCCGAGTTGTCAAGAACCTGGATGAAGTCGCCGCGACGGAATCCGAGTTCACCTTCCTCCTGGGGGTCAAAGTCGAAAAGTGCCTGCACGTACGTGggttgctgtttgggggtttggaggAGAACAAAAACACAGTTATCTAGACAGTTTTTCAGCCCAGGTACTGAAAGCAGGCAGCTATCTCAGGATTGCTGAGATGGGGTGGCTGTTCCTCAGTGGAATCACTGGCACCCAATTCCATGATTTGGGGGTTCCCACTCCTCTTGTGGGCCATTGGACCCCACAGTGCACAAAGTCAAAGGGGCACACTCCTGTCAAACCAAGACCCTTGTGGATATCATGCACCAGCAAAGGCCCTTGCTATTCTGCTCTCTAGCAGACAATGCACTATGCCCCCAATCCAATGCAGATTGACCACTCCTGTTGGAGAGCTGGTTTCAATTGGTTAGTGCTCAGCAACTTTTCATCTTGAGCTGGTGAGTAAAAATTAGCTCCAAACCCTTGAAATCACGTGGGGAAGTAATTTGTATTCACAGTGTACTATTGCGTTCAAACCGTTCCATGAAACACTCCCATGGCAGCTGCAGGACAGATTAGAATACAGTTCCCTATATACACTGTTCCATCAAATATTCCCAGGGCAGGGATAGCATGGATTAGAATATAGCTCCCTATATACACTGTTCCAccaaacattcccagggcagaGATAGCATGGATTCCCTGGCCTTATCTATGTATTTTAGACCAAACTCAGAAGCTACTGGGCTATTGCAGCACTTCCCATTTTTCACCAGGCACCTTTTTTTGCACTGTGGACTGATAACTGGAATTGGATTGGGAATTCCCAAAGCATGTAGCACTGAGAGCCTGGACTGGACTTTAAGCCAGGTATCAGGAGTGGAAAGCATCTTAGTGGAGGAAAGGGACACAGTGAGGGTGGTTCAGGGAGGAAATACCAGAGCTTGGTGCCCTGAATGTTTGGCTGatgatggtggagtgattaaaataggCGATTGCTCAAGAAGCCAGAACTGGAGGATCTATCTGAGATCCTGTGGGTTGTAGATCTGGAAGATCTAACAGATTCTGAGGGTTGTAGCTCTGGAGGATCAAACCGAGAAAGGGAGGGATTTGTATGTAAAAATGAAATGTTAAAATAATTGGATCAAAATTCCTCAGCCCTCTCTCTGTGTCAGACATATCCTAAATCCCACTTCAAATTCCTGGTTTTGACTATACCAAGAACAGAAACTAGTGTACAAATGCTCAGGGCTCCCCATGCTTTTCACCCTCCATTCAGTACACTCACAGACCACTGGGAAAGAGGGTGGGTTAATCTCcactttgaacaaagaacaaataaaaattacagaacaggaacaggccctttggccctccaagcctgcgccgatccagatcctctatctaaaactgttgcctattttccaaggatccgttccctgcccattcatgtatctgtctaactacatcttaaatgacgctatcgtgcccgcctctaccaccttcaccGGCAATGCGTCCAGGCACTAACCACCCTCTGcttaaagaactttccacgcatatctcccttaaacttttccactctcaccttgaactctgaCCCCTTGGTaactgagtcccccactctggggaaaaagcttcttgctatccaccctgtctataccgctCATgattttcatagattatcatagaatttacagtgcaggaggccattcagcccatcgagtctgctccggctcttggaaagagcaccctacccaaggtcaacacctccaccctatccccataaccgagtaaccctaggcaacactaagggcaattttggacactaagggcaatttggcatggccaatccacctaatctgcacatctttggactgtgggaggaaaccggaacacctggaggaaacccacgcacacacagggaggatgtgcagactccgcacagacagtgacccaagccggaatcgaacctgggaccctggagctgtgaagcaattgtgctatcaacaatgctaccgtgctgcccttaattttgtagacctcaatgaggtccccctcagcctctgtctttctaatgaaaataatcctaatcgactctcttcatagctagtgccctccatatcaggcaacatcttggtgaacctcctctgcaccttatagaattttcatagaatttacagtgcagaaggaggccatttgggccatcgagtctgcaccagctcttggaacgagcaccctacccaaccccgcaactccaccgtatccccataacccagtaacccctcccaacactgagggcaattttggacaccaagggcaatttagcatggccaatccacctatcctgcacatctttggactgtgggaggaaaccggagcacccgggggaaacccacacacacacggggagaacgtgcagactccgcacagacagtgacccaagccgggaatcgaacctgggaccctggagctgtgaagcaattgtgctaaccactatgctaccgtgcttctccaaagcatccacatccttttggtaatgtggtgactagaactgtacgcagcattccaaatgtggccgaaccaaagtcttatacagctgtaacatgacctgccaactcttgtattcaataccccttccgatgaaggaaagcatggcgtattccttcttgaccactctatccacctgcgcagccaccttcagggtacaatggacctgaacacccaatctctctgtacatcaatttcccccagggctttttcatttaccgtatagttcgctcttgaattggatcttccaaaatgcatcacctcgcattttcccggattgaactccatctgccatttctccacccaactttccaatctatctatattctataTTTGGTAGAAAGTTATCACATTTCCCTCCCGTCTTATTCCCGTCTCACTCAAAGGTAAAATCCAACAACTCTCTTGGGTCACATTGGACATGCAAAAACATACTAGTTACAATTGCTAGGACAGCAGGAAAGCTCATTAGTCAGGTGAGTGAACCTTTATGGTTCACAATAGCCTGGCTTCAGGAGCCCACAATTGCTGTGGTTATTGTTTGCAAGCAGGAACAGTGAACAACCACGACGATTATCATGACTAAACCCCACCCTCACTTCAAAGTCCTAtgtacaaggaacaaagaaaagtacaacacaggaacaggcccttttggccctccaagcctatgccgatTATGATGCCCgagctaaaaacaaaaccttctgcccttactcggtccagttccctctatttcctccttattcatgtacccatccagataccTCTTAAATATTGctaatgtacctgcttccaccacatcttctggcaacgcgttccaggcacccatcactgTGCGAaaaacttaacccgcacatctcccttaaactttccccctctcaccttgaacctgtgcccccttgtaattaacaCTTCCAGCcttggaaaagcctctgactatccaccctgtctatgcctctcataattttatagacctctatcagttctCCCCTCCGCCtcagtctttccagtgaaaacaatcctagtatattcaatctctcctcatagccaacatcctcaagaccaggcaacatcctggtgaaccttctttgctctcgctccaaagcttccacatccttctgataatgtggtgactagaactgcacacaatactccagttcttTATCCGGTGCATTTTTGCCATTCTCCTCACCTGTGGGACCTGCTCAATATCACGCAGGAAGATCTGTTGGTTCCGTGATACAGATGTTGATCTGTGATAGTCCACCAGCTCATTCAGAGAGTTAAACTTTACGACCCACAGGAAGTATTTCCCTGCACCATCACGCAGTACTTTAAAATGCTGCACATCATTCCCAAACCTGTAAGGAACATAGAAAGGAAAACAATTGTTTTTAAAAGGAACTTCACAAGGTAATTTCACAATAAAAACCACATCCAGCTTTGTTAATGACTTTACtccttttaagaacataagaactaggagcaggagtaggccatctggcccatcgagcctgctccgccattcaattagatcatggctgatcttttgtggactcagctccactttccggcccgaacaccataacccttaatccctttattcttcaaaaaactatctatctttaccttaaaaacatgtaatgaaggagcctcaactgcttcactgggcaaggaattccatagattcacaaccctttgggtgaagaagttcctcctaaactcagtcctaaatctacttccccttatttgaggctatgccccctagttctgctgtcgcccgccagtggaaacaacctgccccgcatctatcctatctattcccttcataattttaaatgtttctataagatcccccctcatccttctaaattccaatgagtacagtcccagtctactcaacctctcctcataatccaaccccttcagctctgggattaacctagtgaatctcctctgcacaccctccagcgccagtatgtcctttctcaagtaaggagaccaaaactgaacacaatactccaggtgtggccgcactaacaccttatacaattgcaacataacctccctagtcttaaactccatccctctagcaatgaaggacaaaattccatttgccttcttaatcacctgttgcacttgtaaaccaaccttctgtgactcatgcactagcacacccaagtctctctgaacagcggcatgctttaatattttatcgtttaaataataatcccgtttgctgttattcctaccaaaatggataacctcacatttgtcaacattgtaatccatctgccagacccgagcccattcacttaacctatccaaatccctctgcagacttccagtatcctctgcacttttcgctttaccactcatcttagtgtcatctgcaaacttggacacattgcccttggtccccaactccaaaacatcaatgtaaattgtgaacaattgtgggcccaacacggatccctgagggacaccactagctactgattgccaaccagagaaacacccatttatcccaactctttgctttctattaattaaccaatcctctatccatgctactactttacccttaatgccatgcatctttatcttatgcagcaaccttttgtgtggcaccttgtcaaaggctttctggaaatccagatataccacatccatcggctccccgttatctactgcactggtaatgtcctcaaaaaattccactaaattagttaggcatgacctgccttttgcgaacccatgctgcgtctgcccaatgggacaatttctatccagatgcctcgcaatttcttccttgatgatagattccagcatcttccctattaccgaagttaaactcactggcctataatttcctgctttctgcctacctccttttttaaacagtggcgtcacgtttgctaatttccaatccactgggaccaccccagagtctagtgaatttcggtaaattatcactagtgcatctgcaatttccctagccatctcttttagtactctgggatgcattccatcagggccaggagacttgtctacctttagccccattagcttgcccatcactccctccttagtgataacaatcctctcaaggtcctcacctgtcatagcctcatttctatcagtcgctggcatgttatttgtgtcttccactgtgaagaccgacccaaaaaacctgttcagttcctcagccatttcctcatttcccattattaaaactcccttctcatcctctaaaggaccaatatttaccttagccactcttttttgtcttatatatttgtaaaagcttttactgtctgtttttatattctgagcaagtttactctcatactctatcttactcttctttatagcttttttagtagctttctgttgccccctaaagatttcccagtcctctaatctcccagcaatctttgccactttatatgctttttccttcaatttgatactctcccttatttccttagatatccacggtcaattttccacTTTCTGCTCTGCTCTCGAAGGCACAGGCTATCGTTCAGCTGGGCAGGACACCCTGTAGCACACTGGCCAAGTGGCAAATCTTCGCACAAGAGATGGTAACTGCAAGGGTATTTAATCATGG harbors:
- the LOC119952857 gene encoding growth factor receptor-bound protein 2 produces the protein MEAIAKYDFKATADDELSFKREDILKVLNEECDQNWYKAELNGKDGFIPKNYIEMKPHPWFFGKISRAKAEELLSKQRHDGAFLIRESESAPGDFSLSVKFGNDVQHFKVLRDGAGKYFLWVVKFNSLNELVDYHRSTSVSRNQQIFLRDIEQVPQQPTYVQALFDFDPQEEGELGFRRGDFIQVLDNSDPNWWKGSCHGQSGMFPRNYVTPVNRNI